A part of Candidatus Electrothrix aestuarii genomic DNA contains:
- a CDS encoding phosphoenolpyruvate carboxykinase domain-containing protein, producing MNTADRQNNRHAQDSSTSVFRLETMKTFLAGLMDEADTAKLMQCSPAVIEPIFNGATRMNPASLFLNTGSPEDMAYIRRQALNHNEEFSLATPGHTCHFDGPKDQGRDTANTKYLAYPDTHISSLQQKLEHRAGLVEVRMIMDDLMVNKEMIVSFISRGPIGSKVADPTLQITDSYYVIHSEYLLYRMLDPATFSREVETKGYLFVNYHTAGELTPEHVSAHLEYRRIYMDVERYHSYSANNQYAGNSIAPKKINHRFANMNNLRRHFGSRLDEHMFITGFDVDGETVYFAGAYPSGCGKTGTAMTGDALIGDDLAKIFIDKESGEVRAVNPEKGMFGIIEGVNRKDDPETMDVLEREGEEVIFSNLLIHDQKPYWQGCGYDLPDAGRNFTGEWTKDSGQPLSHKNARFTISLDTLTNYDSATENPEGVKLSALVFGGRDYTTMPTIVMAHDWMNTVVHGAIIRSATTATELGADGSEKRSPFANEAFFPGPLGEYIAHYKAFGENSAINEDCLPSGFQVNYWLHKSSRRELAPGEEDGLLGEKRDTKVWMRIMALMHQGKVETIWTPIGLIPKYRDLKQLFRELLDKDYSEEVYTYQFSLHIEKLIQRIDMSIEEFAKEQEMPEEFFHTLDTWRGDLRALESIVGSVVTPAQVIEYAAAHMEG from the coding sequence ATGAATACTGCTGACCGACAGAATAACCGCCATGCGCAAGACAGCTCGACAAGCGTTTTCAGACTCGAAACCATGAAAACTTTTCTTGCTGGTTTGATGGATGAAGCCGACACTGCCAAGCTCATGCAGTGTAGCCCGGCTGTTATTGAGCCGATCTTCAACGGGGCGACCAGAATGAATCCGGCCTCGCTGTTTCTGAATACCGGTTCTCCAGAGGATATGGCCTATATCAGGCGGCAGGCACTTAATCATAATGAAGAATTCTCACTGGCGACTCCAGGCCATACCTGTCATTTTGATGGACCGAAAGATCAGGGCCGTGACACAGCAAATACCAAATATCTTGCCTATCCTGATACGCATATTAGTTCGCTCCAGCAAAAGCTTGAACACCGGGCAGGTTTGGTGGAAGTTCGTATGATTATGGATGATCTCATGGTGAATAAGGAGATGATCGTCTCTTTTATTTCCCGTGGTCCTATTGGCAGCAAAGTTGCTGACCCTACGCTTCAGATCACCGATTCCTACTATGTTATTCATAGTGAGTATCTGCTCTATCGCATGCTTGATCCAGCGACCTTTTCTCGTGAGGTTGAGACAAAAGGGTATCTTTTTGTGAATTATCATACGGCTGGTGAACTGACACCCGAGCATGTCTCTGCGCATTTGGAGTATCGTCGTATCTATATGGATGTAGAGCGCTATCATTCCTATAGCGCCAATAATCAGTACGCAGGCAACTCTATTGCCCCGAAAAAGATTAATCATCGTTTTGCCAATATGAACAATCTGCGCCGTCACTTTGGTAGTCGGTTGGATGAGCATATGTTCATCACTGGTTTTGATGTTGATGGCGAGACGGTTTATTTTGCAGGGGCCTATCCCAGCGGATGTGGTAAGACTGGAACCGCCATGACCGGCGATGCTCTGATTGGCGATGATCTAGCCAAGATCTTCATCGACAAGGAAAGCGGTGAGGTTCGGGCCGTGAATCCTGAAAAGGGCATGTTTGGAATTATCGAAGGGGTGAACCGGAAGGATGATCCAGAAACAATGGACGTGCTAGAGCGGGAGGGAGAAGAAGTTATTTTCTCCAACCTGCTGATCCATGACCAAAAGCCATACTGGCAGGGCTGCGGCTATGACCTGCCGGATGCAGGGCGTAATTTTACAGGAGAATGGACAAAAGATTCCGGCCAGCCCCTGTCCCACAAAAACGCTCGCTTTACCATTTCCCTGGATACCTTGACCAATTACGATTCGGCCACAGAAAATCCCGAAGGGGTCAAGCTCAGTGCCCTTGTCTTTGGTGGGCGGGATTATACCACCATGCCCACCATTGTCATGGCCCATGACTGGATGAATACGGTGGTGCATGGTGCCATTATCCGCTCTGCAACCACAGCTACAGAGCTTGGTGCGGATGGCAGTGAGAAACGTTCTCCTTTTGCCAATGAGGCCTTTTTCCCCGGCCCCTTAGGGGAATACATTGCTCATTATAAGGCCTTTGGAGAAAATTCAGCTATTAATGAAGACTGCCTGCCCAGTGGTTTCCAGGTCAATTACTGGCTGCATAAGAGTTCCCGTCGGGAGCTTGCTCCGGGAGAAGAGGATGGCCTGTTGGGAGAAAAACGGGACACTAAGGTCTGGATGCGGATCATGGCCTTGATGCATCAGGGAAAGGTGGAAACCATTTGGACCCCTATTGGGCTGATCCCCAAATATCGGGACCTGAAGCAGCTCTTTCGTGAGTTGCTTGATAAGGACTATTCGGAGGAAGTGTACACCTACCAGTTTTCTCTTCATATTGAAAAGCTTATCCAACGGATAGATATGTCTATTGAGGAGTTTGCCAAGGAGCAGGAGATGCCGGAAGAATTTTTCCATACTCTGGATACCTGGAGAGGGGATTTGCGGGCCTTGGAATCTATTGTTGGCTCTGTGGTTACGCCTGCGCAGGTGATTGAATACGCAGCTGCGCATATGGAGGGCTAG